One Nicotiana tomentosiformis chromosome 4, ASM39032v3, whole genome shotgun sequence genomic window carries:
- the LOC138910510 gene encoding uncharacterized protein, with protein sequence MANTSSVWKSRENVPQAKAQLQQVQGPKQVNAIEGVNMMVNKRRQKAQQVQNHAEQYVQANSGFDQDESYSEQQEEVQYVNNFQGQRNNSQGKNQQQWRSQVNQGNWNNQNNLGNWNNQNNKGNWNGQNNKSNWGGNSQGY encoded by the exons ATGGCGAATACTTCATCGGTATGGAAAAGTAGagaaaatgttcctcaag ccaaagctcaacttcaacaagttcaaggtcctaagcaagtaaatgcaatagagggtgtcaatatgatggtaaataAGAGAAGGCAAAAGgctcaacaagtgcaaaatcatGCAGAacaatatgttcaagcaaatagtgggtttgaccaagatgaatcttacagTGAACAACAggaagaagtacaatatgtgaacaactttcaagggcaaagaaataactCTCAAGGCaagaatcaacaacaatggcgatctcaagttaatcaagggaattggaacaatcaaaacaacctaggtaattggaacaatcaaaacaataaaggaaattggaatggtcaaaacaACAAAAGCAATTGGGGTGGAAATAGTCAAGGATATTAG